The following are encoded together in the Arcticibacterium luteifluviistationis genome:
- a CDS encoding OmpA family protein: MRKSSLLLIFLSIFSFAASAQLQSYKKGLASFDKGYYDLAVNDLLKVKEIDASQEVKLNYTIAESYRLSNRWIESISFYAEAIAKGVDDPDAVFHYAYALKANEQYDLALAQYRKYIGLKTSNKTYNEWANREVNTLQIVDLLKEKNADLTFRNLKEINTEGSEFSPLVYKGKLVFSASRKQKTYSNGLPFLGIYGAKINSDLTSIGEVSLFSDAIFDSERNEGTPAFSPDGKTVIFARSNSGRRKDLSPDVDLYISRLAPSTGWTEPILVSASDSASWDGSPAFSGDGKTLYFASNRVGGSGGMDLYRVNMDASGRFGNPANMGKALNTPGDEMFPYVSKEGKLYFASDGHPGLGKLDLFVAERRSGKISVENMGLPYNSSMDDFGLSSDENGNAFFSSNRRGGMGDDDIYFYQAPPKEELAENIDPLKGKNDGEDGENEVAIKTVNYFLEGVIKEKEASLVADAKISIYRISGGFEELDTETKSDATGAFGPIRLSEDTDYLIIVEKSEYLTKREGFTMYGRTIPQILLRKPVTDTTFTTEIIVDKLFIGKTFVLENIYYDLNKAEIRSDAALELDKLVQILIDNPKLKIELGSHTDVRGTDMYNQRLSQRRAESAIEYIISRGIERERLTAQGYGEEELIVEFAKTEEEHQINRRTEFKVTDLGTRTE; this comes from the coding sequence ATGAGAAAAAGCTCCCTATTACTTATATTTCTGTCCATTTTTTCCTTTGCGGCTTCGGCCCAATTGCAGTCTTACAAAAAAGGTCTCGCAAGTTTTGATAAGGGCTATTATGACTTGGCAGTAAATGATTTATTAAAAGTCAAAGAAATTGACGCCTCACAAGAGGTGAAACTTAATTATACAATTGCGGAGTCTTACAGACTTTCAAACAGATGGATTGAGTCTATCTCTTTTTATGCAGAGGCTATTGCCAAAGGCGTAGATGACCCAGATGCGGTTTTTCATTACGCTTACGCTCTCAAAGCAAACGAGCAATATGATTTGGCTTTAGCCCAATATAGAAAATACATAGGTCTTAAAACTTCAAATAAAACTTATAATGAGTGGGCAAACAGAGAAGTTAATACACTTCAAATAGTAGACCTTCTAAAAGAAAAGAATGCCGATTTGACTTTCAGAAATCTAAAAGAGATTAATACAGAAGGTTCTGAGTTTTCTCCATTAGTTTATAAAGGGAAGTTAGTTTTCTCTGCTTCTAGAAAGCAGAAGACTTATTCTAATGGCTTGCCATTTTTAGGAATATATGGAGCTAAGATCAATTCGGATTTGACTAGCATAGGAGAGGTGAGTTTGTTTAGTGATGCCATTTTTGATTCTGAGAGAAACGAAGGAACACCAGCTTTTTCGCCTGACGGCAAAACGGTGATTTTTGCAAGAAGTAATTCTGGAAGAAGAAAAGACCTTTCACCAGATGTAGACCTATATATAAGTAGACTGGCACCAAGCACTGGTTGGACAGAGCCAATTTTAGTCTCAGCTTCTGATTCTGCAAGTTGGGATGGGAGTCCTGCCTTTTCGGGTGATGGAAAAACACTTTATTTTGCTTCAAATAGGGTAGGAGGTTCTGGAGGAATGGACCTTTACCGAGTAAATATGGATGCCTCTGGGAGATTTGGTAACCCAGCAAATATGGGTAAAGCACTAAACACGCCAGGGGATGAAATGTTTCCTTATGTATCAAAGGAAGGGAAACTGTACTTTGCTTCTGACGGGCATCCTGGTCTGGGTAAACTAGACTTGTTTGTAGCAGAAAGAAGGTCTGGTAAGATTTCGGTTGAAAACATGGGATTGCCTTATAACTCTTCTATGGATGATTTTGGGCTTTCTTCAGATGAAAATGGTAACGCATTTTTCTCTTCAAATAGGAGAGGTGGAATGGGTGATGATGATATTTACTTTTATCAGGCTCCGCCAAAAGAGGAATTGGCAGAGAATATAGACCCATTAAAAGGGAAAAATGACGGTGAAGATGGAGAGAATGAAGTTGCCATAAAAACGGTCAATTATTTCTTAGAAGGGGTGATTAAAGAAAAGGAAGCTTCATTGGTGGCTGATGCTAAAATTTCGATTTATAGAATTAGTGGAGGTTTTGAAGAACTAGATACCGAAACAAAGAGTGATGCGACTGGTGCTTTTGGGCCAATAAGGTTATCGGAAGATACAGATTATCTTATCATTGTAGAAAAGTCAGAATATTTGACCAAACGAGAAGGTTTCACCATGTATGGTCGAACTATCCCTCAAATTCTCTTGAGAAAACCTGTCACAGATACCACGTTTACCACGGAAATAATAGTGGACAAACTGTTCATCGGGAAAACTTTCGTGCTAGAAAATATCTACTATGATTTAAACAAAGCTGAGATTAGGTCTGATGCTGCATTGGAATTGGATAAACTGGTTCAAATTCTGATTGACAATCCAAAATTAAAAATAGAGCTAGGTTCTCATACAGATGTTAGAGGAACAGATATGTATAATCAGCGTCTTTCTCAAAGAAGAGCGGAATCGGCTATTGAGTACATTATATCAAGAGGAATAGAAAGAGAGCGTTTGACTGCTCAGGGTTATGGTGAAGAAGAACTTATTGTGGAATTTGCCAAAACCGAGGAAGAGCACCAAATAAACAGACGAACAGAGTTTAAGGTGACAGACCTTGGAACTAGGACGGAGTAG